The window CGATGAATCCACGTTCAATATAGTTATATAGAGTCTTTGTGGATACAGTAGCACCCTGAAAAAGACCGCCGGCTTGGGCAAATCCACAAACAGCATCAGGGGACCATTTGTCATCCAGTATCTTCGACTCAACAAATTGAATGAATTCCAGTGAATGATCAAGCTTAATCTTAGCCCCACAAACCATTCGGTTTGTATCGTACTTTGTCTGCCCTGTTTCCGGAAAGTAGGCCTGATAAGTGGATCGATCCGAACGCATCTGTGTTGTAGTACCACGTTTAATTTCACGCCAGACAGTCGTACGATCGTGTCCTATGCCAACTGCGATTTCCTGCATGGACTTGCCTTGTGAGTGTAGGGCAGCTATCATTCCACGTTCGAAACTAGTAAGGTGTTTGAAAGTCCGTAGGGTTGTGCTAGAATTAGTGCAAGCCATTAGATAAACCTCCCGTTATGATCTTGTTTTAGTCGACTTAATCATACACGGTTTATCTGTGGCTTTTCACGTTTTAAGCTGTTGCATTTAATTTTACAACTAGCCAAAATTATGTTTTTATTTTCTAGATAAAACTAGCCATGCACTTGGATAAGGTGCATGGCTAGTTTTTTATAATAATCACTCCATTGATCATACACGGAGGTTATTCTAATGATTAGAATCTGAAAGGATTAGCATTTTCTCAAAAAGTCGATTTGAAATTAACTCATACCCAGCAGCGTTTGGATGCAGGGAATCACTAAAGTACCTTTTTTTAGGTTTACCTTCAAACAAATCAATTGTCGGAACAAACATATTCGGTTCATAATATGAAGAAACCTTAGTTATGTCCTTGTTCCATTTATTGATCTCTGCAAGGATCTGTTTGTGGTTTTTATATTGGGTATAAGGATTGTAAAGCCCCATCACAATAATTGGTGCAGATCCATTTTCATTTCTTATTTTTTCAAGAATCTGTTGCAGATTTCTGGAGAAATCACTTCTTCCATCCTTCATCTTTTTGAGATTAATCGGATTGAATTGATATTTGGCACTCCTTCTAAAATCATTTGTTCCAATATATACAATGATATAATTTGATTCTTGAATTTCTTTTTTAATTTTTTCACTCTTAAGCTGTTCTATCAGATTTTCTGCAGTATAACCTGGTATACCATAATTATTTATGTGTACAGTGGTTCCCTTTAACCTCTCAAACTGCTCATTAAACCTTCCAATATAACCTTTATTCAATGGATCTCCGGTTCCATAAGTAATTGAATCACCCAGTGCAACCACAGCTAATACGTTCCTCTGAACGGAAGAACCAGAAAGA of the Bacillus sp. 1NLA3E genome contains:
- a CDS encoding GDSL-type esterase/lipase family protein, with translation MRNYTILTYMVMVLMIVVLSGSSVQRNVLAVVALGDSITYGTGDPLNKGYIGRFNEQFERLKGTTVHINNYGIPGYTAENLIEQLKSEKIKKEIQESNYIIVYIGTNDFRRSAKYQFNPINLKKMKDGRSDFSRNLQQILEKIRNENGSAPIIVMGLYNPYTQYKNHKQILAEINKWNKDITKVSSYYEPNMFVPTIDLFEGKPKKRYFSDSLHPNAAGYELISNRLFEKMLILSDSNH